One Desulfobulbus oligotrophicus DNA segment encodes these proteins:
- a CDS encoding sensor domain-containing protein, with the protein MIRSSALLQAAYTVCRYLISERDLPTLLQGICDRLVGPATYQTTLLVLLDQTAGGMISAETGFDKDQVAAIMARLRDGQLPACGVRALASEVYEAIPCEDAGCWFCTPAERQEPARSLCVALPCSSTLSGFMIVQLPSEREIVAGEDDILTDLAETISQALRQLFVFEEVTFNAQELRLAEERYELALHASQAGLWDWNIKTGEMYTSPDQWELLDYRDNDASADSSRRTIHPDDREQVLKVLNEHLSGTTEEYRIEYRVQGEDGELAWFLDRGQVVERDANNMPVRMTGTHQNITLQKRQDQALQAVQQQLHDALDVERNFLQTVIDSAGDPVMVIDLDFTLLLINQAAAHLVRHAGATGELAGQKCHHLFCNAAVPCHDERFPCPVLEVRNRQRSVKLTHNPYHGNSVNNTFELEISPLRNSQGAIYGIIEVARDVTDYLRIEKELRDSQSHLYRLAHHDTLTGLPNRLLFRDRLAKAISIAERNRTGVAVLFLDLDHFKQINDTLGHDVGDELLVTVARRLQRQCRQSDTVARLGGDEFVFVLEAVSNRHDAAMIAEKILTAVNTPVHVKGHELHVTTSIGVALFPHDSSSLDGVVKCADIALYAAKEVGRSNFQLYRPDIVASGQRPQMGVQQFQEALTSPGFCLQYLPQMDVQSGTLVGVKAVLQWEHPDMGLLLPNAFLAAADECDMLAAVSRWQLERACQAIDSLRSQGISPVPFTVAVTARQLRHAGFFSMFAELMTSYPGVAKELIVEIPDTAMTEIGAQVREELVRAADLGLGLAIRGFDEDGCSVACLPRIPIRRLVIRRRCLSDICNAPPGGAQSLLAVIIALGRVLKVPILADGVERKEQLDMLRTHGCDLGQGPYWGVPCPEKQLLALCRDRA; encoded by the coding sequence ATGATACGATCATCAGCCCTGTTGCAGGCCGCGTATACTGTCTGTCGCTATTTGATTTCCGAACGGGACCTGCCGACGCTGCTGCAGGGCATCTGTGATCGTCTCGTCGGACCGGCAACCTATCAGACGACCCTGCTGGTTTTGCTCGATCAGACCGCCGGCGGCATGATCTCTGCAGAAACCGGGTTTGATAAGGACCAGGTGGCTGCGATCATGGCCCGGTTGCGTGACGGGCAACTGCCTGCCTGTGGTGTTCGGGCGCTGGCATCGGAAGTATATGAAGCGATACCCTGCGAAGATGCCGGCTGCTGGTTCTGCACGCCTGCCGAGAGGCAGGAACCGGCTCGGTCTTTGTGTGTAGCGCTGCCTTGCAGCTCTACCCTTTCCGGATTCATGATTGTCCAGTTGCCGTCCGAAAGAGAGATCGTGGCGGGCGAGGATGATATCTTAACGGATCTGGCTGAGACAATCTCCCAGGCCCTGCGCCAGCTGTTTGTTTTTGAAGAGGTCACCTTCAATGCCCAGGAGCTGCGTTTAGCTGAAGAACGGTATGAACTGGCGCTGCATGCCTCTCAGGCCGGTCTATGGGACTGGAATATCAAGACCGGTGAGATGTACACCAGTCCGGACCAGTGGGAATTGCTGGACTATAGAGACAACGATGCATCAGCTGACTCGTCTCGTCGAACGATCCATCCGGATGACCGTGAACAGGTACTCAAGGTGCTGAACGAACATCTGAGCGGTACCACTGAAGAGTATCGGATCGAGTATCGGGTGCAGGGGGAAGACGGTGAGCTGGCCTGGTTTCTGGATCGTGGCCAGGTGGTGGAACGTGATGCCAATAATATGCCGGTACGGATGACCGGGACACACCAGAATATCACCCTGCAGAAACGACAGGATCAGGCCTTGCAGGCTGTGCAGCAACAGCTGCACGACGCCCTTGATGTTGAACGGAACTTTCTGCAGACTGTTATAGACAGTGCCGGTGATCCGGTTATGGTGATTGATCTTGATTTCACACTGCTGCTGATCAATCAGGCGGCTGCACACCTGGTGCGGCATGCCGGTGCAACGGGTGAACTGGCCGGGCAGAAGTGTCACCATCTGTTCTGCAATGCCGCTGTCCCCTGTCATGACGAACGTTTTCCCTGTCCGGTTCTTGAGGTTCGGAATCGGCAACGTTCGGTCAAGCTGACGCATAATCCTTATCATGGCAACAGCGTCAACAACACCTTTGAGCTGGAAATTTCACCCCTGCGGAACAGTCAGGGAGCAATTTACGGTATCATTGAGGTTGCCCGGGATGTAACCGATTACCTGCGCATCGAGAAAGAGTTGCGTGACAGTCAGTCCCATCTTTATCGTCTTGCGCACCACGACACCTTAACCGGTCTCCCCAACCGGTTGTTGTTTCGTGATCGTCTTGCCAAGGCCATCAGCATAGCCGAACGAAACCGAACCGGGGTGGCAGTGCTTTTTCTTGACCTTGATCATTTCAAGCAGATCAATGACACCTTGGGGCATGATGTCGGCGATGAACTGCTGGTCACCGTTGCCAGACGACTGCAGCGGCAATGCCGTCAGTCTGACACTGTGGCCCGGTTGGGCGGGGATGAATTTGTCTTTGTACTGGAGGCGGTGAGCAATCGACATGATGCAGCGATGATCGCTGAGAAGATCCTGACCGCTGTGAACACACCGGTACACGTCAAAGGCCATGAGCTGCATGTGACCACAAGCATAGGTGTTGCCCTGTTTCCGCACGATTCTTCCAGTTTGGATGGTGTGGTCAAATGTGCGGATATTGCACTGTATGCAGCCAAGGAGGTGGGGCGCAGTAACTTTCAGCTCTATCGCCCTGATATCGTTGCTAGCGGTCAACGGCCACAGATGGGGGTGCAGCAATTTCAGGAGGCCTTGACATCTCCCGGCTTCTGTCTGCAGTATCTTCCGCAAATGGATGTACAGAGCGGAACGCTGGTCGGCGTGAAAGCGGTGTTGCAGTGGGAACACCCCGACATGGGCTTGTTGCTGCCGAATGCCTTTTTGGCGGCTGCAGATGAGTGTGATATGCTTGCCGCTGTCAGCCGCTGGCAGTTGGAACGCGCGTGTCAGGCGATAGACTCTCTGCGTTCTCAGGGGATATCACCTGTTCCGTTCACTGTTGCCGTTACTGCCCGTCAACTGCGACACGCCGGATTTTTTTCTATGTTTGCGGAGCTCATGACCAGCTATCCCGGTGTTGCCAAAGAGCTGATTGTTGAGATTCCGGACACAGCCATGACCGAGATCGGTGCACAGGTGCGGGAAGAGCTTGTTCGGGCTGCTGATCTCGGCCTGGGATTGGCGATCAGGGGGTTTGATGAAGATGGTTGTTCTGTGGCCTGTCTGCCGAGGATACCTATCAGGCGCCTGGTGATCAGGCGTCGATGTCTGAGTGATATCTGCAATGCTCCACCCGGGGGGGCACAATCTCTGTTAGCGGTTATTATTGCTTTAGGACGGGTTTTAAAGGTGCCGATACTTGCCGATGGGGTCGAGCGGAAAGAACAGCTTGATATGCTTCGCACCCATGGTTGCGATTTGGGACAGGGACCGTATTGGGGCGTGCCATGTCCTGAAAAACAACTGCTGGCCTTGTGCCGTGATCGTGCATAG
- a CDS encoding peptidylprolyl isomerase codes for MKDGLYAKIVTAKGDILLRLYYNKTPLTVINFVGLAEGSLHLGGSSKQTGTAFYNGLTFHRVIPNFMIQGGCPLGTGTGGPGYTFPDEFDSGLRHDGPGVLSMANAGPGTNGSQFFITHVATPHLDDKHTVFGRVVEGQDVVNNIDKGDVIKEIIIIRVGKEAESFKTDQTAFTTALAAIKEQEAAASKNVQEKIKKMIREQWPKAVRTKSGLYYQVEQKGEGNPPAVGTTIKAHYTGRLLLGNRKFDSSYDRGEPIAFPVGTGRVIRGWDEALSQMTKGEKRTLIIPPELAYGEQGAGGVIPPGAWLVFDVELVDF; via the coding sequence ATGAAAGACGGACTCTATGCTAAGATAGTTACCGCCAAAGGCGATATTCTGCTCAGACTTTACTATAACAAAACCCCGTTAACCGTTATCAACTTTGTCGGTCTTGCAGAAGGTTCCCTTCATCTTGGCGGCAGCAGTAAACAAACGGGAACCGCCTTTTACAACGGGCTCACCTTTCATCGGGTCATCCCCAACTTCATGATCCAGGGCGGGTGTCCTTTAGGAACCGGTACCGGCGGACCCGGCTACACGTTCCCTGACGAGTTTGACTCCGGTTTACGTCACGACGGCCCGGGCGTGCTGTCCATGGCCAATGCCGGCCCCGGGACAAACGGTTCGCAATTTTTCATCACCCATGTTGCCACCCCCCATCTTGACGACAAACACACGGTCTTCGGTCGCGTCGTCGAAGGCCAGGATGTGGTGAACAACATTGATAAAGGTGATGTGATAAAAGAAATCATCATCATCCGGGTCGGTAAAGAGGCCGAATCCTTTAAAACCGACCAGACTGCCTTTACAACTGCCTTAGCCGCTATTAAGGAACAGGAGGCGGCCGCCAGTAAGAACGTCCAGGAAAAGATCAAAAAAATGATCAGAGAACAATGGCCCAAAGCTGTACGTACCAAATCAGGGCTCTACTACCAGGTTGAACAAAAGGGTGAGGGAAATCCCCCGGCTGTCGGTACAACCATCAAGGCCCATTACACCGGCCGTTTGCTGCTTGGTAACCGTAAGTTTGACAGCTCCTATGACCGGGGGGAACCCATTGCCTTTCCAGTGGGAACCGGTCGGGTCATTCGCGGCTGGGACGAGGCTTTGAGTCAAATGACCAAGGGTGAAAAACGTACCCTGATCATCCCACCTGAACTGGCCTATGGTGAGCAGGGGGCAGGCGGTGTCATCCCTCCCGGTGCCTGGCTGGTCTTTGATGTGGAGCTGGTTGATTTTTAA
- a CDS encoding MFS transporter, protein MKKKQSTSSTLWTLLAGNFAIGTGVLAPAGLMNDLMQAFSVDAATAGTLIAYGGALLCIEAPILAYVTNRMDRRYLLAGALFLYALGHGWSALVTDFQSLLTLRLIMIAAVAGFTPQAASALPLFIVREKRAEAITFIFLGWSLAGAIGIPFTNLIGSVVGWQIAYFILAGLSALAGIAVFLTMPVGLRPHHLSTSAWHKVLSSANIWGILCISGVAITGQYMQYPYIVVELNSRVQASPFTMATLLAAYGSASILGTVSATRTVQRLGVRATVTAFLAITLLGLILWTVKLSFPPLIGLTLFIWGIGMSPAIAAQQARLIETDPLAASASTALNTSIVYLGQAVGTSAGGMMLTRGLTGFSAGLAIGLLTLACILSLLLHLQLRV, encoded by the coding sequence ATGAAGAAAAAACAATCCACCTCATCGACTCTCTGGACGCTGTTAGCCGGTAACTTTGCCATCGGCACCGGTGTCCTTGCCCCGGCAGGCCTCATGAACGATCTCATGCAGGCTTTTTCTGTGGACGCAGCCACTGCAGGCACATTAATCGCCTATGGCGGCGCCTTACTCTGTATCGAGGCACCGATTCTGGCCTATGTAACCAACAGGATGGACCGCCGATACCTGCTGGCCGGAGCCCTTTTCCTCTATGCACTCGGGCATGGCTGGTCGGCACTTGTTACAGACTTTCAGAGCCTACTTACGCTCAGACTGATCATGATTGCCGCAGTCGCCGGCTTCACACCGCAGGCCGCCAGTGCCTTACCTCTCTTTATTGTCCGGGAAAAACGGGCAGAGGCAATCACCTTTATTTTCCTGGGCTGGTCACTGGCCGGAGCAATCGGCATCCCTTTTACCAACCTGATAGGGTCAGTAGTCGGGTGGCAGATCGCCTACTTTATCCTGGCCGGGCTCAGTGCACTGGCAGGGATCGCTGTTTTTCTGACCATGCCCGTTGGTTTGCGACCCCATCATCTCTCCACCTCTGCCTGGCACAAAGTGCTGAGCTCAGCAAACATCTGGGGTATACTGTGTATCTCCGGGGTGGCTATAACCGGTCAGTACATGCAGTATCCCTACATCGTTGTTGAACTCAACAGCCGTGTGCAGGCAAGTCCGTTCACCATGGCGACACTTCTGGCTGCTTATGGAAGTGCCAGCATCCTGGGCACAGTATCGGCAACCCGGACAGTACAGCGGCTCGGTGTACGCGCCACGGTCACCGCCTTTCTTGCTATCACCCTGCTGGGCCTCATCCTCTGGACCGTGAAACTTTCCTTTCCTCCCCTGATCGGGCTAACCTTGTTTATCTGGGGCATCGGCATGAGCCCGGCTATTGCAGCACAACAGGCGCGTCTGATCGAAACCGATCCACTGGCAGCCTCAGCATCAACCGCCCTCAACACCTCCATTGTCTATCTTGGCCAGGCGGTTGGGACTTCAGCAGGCGGAATGATGCTGACCAGAGGCCTCACCGGATTCTCCGCCGGACTGGCCATCGGGCTCCTGACCTTAGCCTGCATACTTTCGCTCCTGCTCCATCTGCAACTGCGTGTTTAG
- the grpE gene encoding nucleotide exchange factor GrpE: MGDEVKHQEFGSEQPATSETYEEAEKETKGAAAEENQATEIETMQRELAETRDQLMRVAAEFENFKKRMEREKNKLLKYAEENLLRDLLTTVDNLDRAVEQGNVAISDGEDVRLQAMLEGVELTRKGLVSTLERYGVEPIEAIGRAFNPDEHDALTMEASAEMPANHVIREFARGYRFKDRVLRHAQVIVSSGS, translated from the coding sequence GTGGGAGACGAGGTAAAACATCAGGAGTTTGGCAGCGAACAGCCTGCGACGAGCGAGACATACGAAGAGGCGGAGAAAGAGACGAAAGGAGCGGCAGCTGAAGAGAATCAGGCAACTGAAATCGAAACCATGCAACGGGAACTGGCCGAGACACGTGACCAGCTGATGCGGGTCGCTGCTGAATTCGAGAATTTTAAAAAACGGATGGAACGGGAGAAAAACAAGCTGCTTAAGTATGCAGAGGAGAATCTCCTTCGTGACCTGCTGACCACGGTGGACAATCTGGACCGGGCTGTGGAGCAGGGCAATGTAGCAATCTCCGATGGTGAGGATGTCCGATTGCAGGCCATGCTTGAAGGGGTGGAGTTGACCCGGAAAGGGTTGGTCAGTACCCTGGAACGATACGGCGTTGAACCAATTGAGGCCATTGGGCGAGCTTTTAATCCTGACGAGCATGATGCACTGACCATGGAAGCGAGCGCTGAGATGCCGGCCAACCATGTGATACGGGAATTTGCCCGTGGCTACCGTTTTAAGGACAGAGTGTTACGACATGCACAGGTTATTGTGTCCAGTGGTTCATGA
- the dnaK gene encoding molecular chaperone DnaK has protein sequence MGKIIGIDLGTTNSCVALMEGGDPKVIENTEGNRTTPSIVAFSDSGERLVGQIAKRQAVTNPTRTLFAIKRLIGRKFSDPEVKKSIEVSPFAIVEGPGGDAVVEVEGKTYTAAEISAMILGKMKQTAEEYLGEPVTDAVVTVPAYFNDAQRQATKDAGKIAGLNVQRIINEPTAASLAYGLDKKGEEKIAVFDLGGGTFDVSILEIGDGVFEVKSTNGDTFLGGEDFDIRIVNWLADEFKRDQGIDLRNDKMALQRLKEEAEKAKKELSTAMETDINLPFITADASGPKHLNMKLSRAKLEALVEDLVDRCEGPCRTALKDAGLSPADIDEVILVGGMTRMPKVQEKVKAIFDKEPHKGVNPDEVVAIGAAIQGGVLKGDVKDVLLLDVTPLSLGIETLGGVMTKLIEKNTTVPTKKSQVFSTAADSQPAVSIHVLQGEREMAANNKTIGRFELADIPPAPRGVPQIEVTFDLDANGILHVSAKDLGTGKEQSIRITASSGLSEEEIERMKKDAELHAEDDKKRKELVEARNNADSMIHMTTKSLTELGDKVDAATKANVEKEIENLKKVMETEDAGAIKSATDSLTQASHKLAELMYAQAKEQQGEGAGGASAGSTDQGASGGKRKDDDDVVDADFEEVK, from the coding sequence ATGGGAAAAATAATAGGTATCGATTTAGGGACCACCAACTCTTGTGTGGCACTTATGGAGGGTGGAGACCCAAAGGTTATAGAAAATACCGAGGGAAACCGGACAACACCCTCCATTGTCGCCTTTTCCGACAGCGGGGAGCGGTTGGTTGGTCAGATTGCCAAAAGGCAGGCGGTGACCAATCCCACGCGAACCCTTTTTGCCATTAAACGCCTCATCGGTCGTAAGTTCAGCGATCCAGAGGTGAAAAAGTCTATTGAGGTCAGTCCTTTTGCCATTGTTGAAGGCCCTGGTGGTGACGCTGTGGTTGAAGTGGAAGGAAAGACCTACACTGCTGCCGAGATTTCAGCCATGATTCTCGGCAAGATGAAGCAGACTGCCGAGGAGTATCTGGGTGAACCGGTCACTGACGCTGTGGTCACAGTGCCGGCCTACTTTAATGATGCCCAGCGGCAGGCCACCAAAGATGCCGGTAAAATTGCAGGTTTGAATGTACAGCGGATCATCAACGAGCCCACCGCAGCCTCTTTGGCCTACGGCCTTGATAAAAAAGGTGAAGAGAAAATTGCAGTTTTTGATCTGGGCGGCGGTACTTTCGACGTCTCCATCCTTGAGATCGGTGACGGCGTGTTCGAGGTTAAATCAACCAATGGCGACACCTTTCTCGGTGGTGAAGACTTTGATATTCGCATTGTCAACTGGTTGGCCGATGAGTTCAAGCGTGATCAGGGCATTGATTTGCGCAACGATAAGATGGCGTTGCAGCGGTTGAAAGAGGAGGCGGAAAAAGCCAAAAAGGAACTCTCCACCGCCATGGAAACCGATATCAACCTGCCGTTCATCACCGCAGATGCCAGCGGACCCAAACACCTGAACATGAAGCTCAGCCGGGCAAAACTTGAAGCGCTGGTTGAGGATCTGGTTGATCGTTGTGAGGGACCCTGCCGGACAGCGCTGAAGGATGCCGGTCTCAGCCCGGCCGACATTGATGAGGTTATCCTCGTGGGTGGTATGACCCGCATGCCGAAAGTGCAGGAAAAGGTCAAGGCTATCTTTGATAAGGAGCCGCACAAAGGCGTGAACCCTGATGAAGTTGTGGCTATTGGTGCGGCTATTCAGGGTGGTGTGTTGAAAGGCGATGTGAAGGACGTGCTTCTGCTTGATGTTACTCCGCTGTCCCTGGGTATCGAGACCTTGGGCGGGGTAATGACTAAACTTATTGAAAAGAACACCACCGTGCCGACCAAGAAGAGTCAGGTTTTCTCCACGGCCGCTGATAGTCAACCCGCTGTGTCGATTCATGTTCTTCAGGGTGAACGGGAGATGGCAGCCAACAACAAGACCATCGGTCGATTTGAACTGGCGGATATTCCTCCGGCACCAAGGGGTGTTCCTCAGATTGAAGTCACCTTTGATCTTGATGCCAACGGCATCCTGCATGTGTCAGCCAAAGATCTGGGAACCGGTAAGGAGCAGTCTATCCGTATCACCGCCTCTTCAGGATTGTCTGAGGAAGAGATCGAACGGATGAAAAAGGATGCAGAGCTTCATGCTGAAGATGATAAAAAGCGCAAAGAGCTGGTTGAGGCGCGGAACAATGCCGACTCCATGATCCATATGACCACTAAGAGTCTTACCGAACTGGGAGACAAGGTGGATGCAGCCACCAAGGCGAATGTGGAAAAGGAGATTGAAAATCTGAAAAAGGTGATGGAGACTGAGGATGCAGGTGCCATTAAGAGTGCCACCGACAGCCTTACCCAGGCCTCGCATAAGCTGGCGGAGTTGATGTATGCTCAGGCAAAAGAGCAGCAGGGAGAGGGAGCCGGTGGTGCATCTGCAGGGTCGACTGATCAGGGAGCCTCCGGCGGCAAACGTAAAGATGACGATGATGTTGTTGACGCTGATTTTGAAGAGGTCAAGTAA
- the trpS gene encoding tryptophan--tRNA ligase, translating into MKRVLSGIQPSGKLHIGNYFGMMQPMIQHAKTEDLYVFIVDLHALTSVQDRDRLRQGTLEAAVDFLALGLDPDRCTFWVQSDVPEVCELTWLLSVLTPMGLLERCHAYKDKVAKSIPASHGLFSYPVLMAADILLYQSQVVPVGKDQKQHVEVARDIAIRFNNTYGETFVIPEPEISETTAIVPGIDGQKMSKSYNNTIPIFLDDKALRKRVMAIQTDAAPVEAPKNPETCNLYALLKLFAPPEKMQEVHDLYINGGAAYGYLKQDLFELISDYFAPARQRKEELLASPDYVRQVLARGAEKARIKATVTLDLVRDRMGLKY; encoded by the coding sequence ATGAAACGAGTACTTTCAGGTATCCAGCCATCAGGCAAACTCCATATCGGCAACTACTTCGGCATGATGCAGCCCATGATTCAGCATGCCAAAACAGAGGATCTCTATGTGTTCATTGTTGACCTCCATGCCCTGACATCGGTTCAGGATCGGGATCGTTTACGGCAGGGGACACTGGAGGCTGCTGTCGATTTCCTGGCCCTGGGGCTCGATCCGGATCGTTGTACCTTCTGGGTTCAGTCCGATGTCCCGGAGGTGTGTGAGTTGACCTGGCTTTTGTCTGTGTTGACGCCGATGGGACTGCTGGAGAGATGTCATGCCTACAAGGATAAGGTGGCCAAAAGCATTCCAGCCAGTCACGGGTTGTTCTCCTATCCGGTTTTGATGGCTGCAGACATACTTCTGTATCAGTCGCAAGTGGTGCCGGTGGGAAAGGACCAGAAGCAGCATGTTGAAGTTGCCCGGGATATAGCCATTCGTTTTAACAATACCTATGGTGAAACCTTTGTTATACCCGAACCGGAAATCAGTGAAACCACTGCTATTGTTCCCGGTATTGACGGTCAGAAGATGTCCAAGTCATACAACAACACCATACCGATTTTTCTGGATGACAAAGCTCTTCGTAAACGGGTGATGGCCATTCAGACCGATGCTGCCCCGGTTGAAGCGCCGAAGAATCCGGAAACATGTAATCTGTACGCCCTGCTTAAACTCTTTGCCCCGCCGGAGAAGATGCAGGAGGTGCATGATCTTTACATTAACGGCGGGGCTGCCTACGGCTATTTAAAGCAGGATCTTTTTGAACTTATCAGCGATTATTTTGCCCCAGCCCGTCAAAGGAAGGAAGAGCTTCTTGCCAGCCCCGATTATGTGCGGCAAGTCTTGGCCAGGGGTGCGGAAAAAGCGCGGATCAAGGCGACAGTGACTTTGGATTTGGTCAGAGACCGGATGGGGTTAAAGTACTGA
- a CDS encoding 3-deoxy-D-manno-octulosonic acid transferase, whose translation MQQRIEKTVLHRLYSWFGAGLYLVLLLIRPLLERFGGRLAYGFPQRLGRYPDEAAAAKDVQTIWLHASSVGEVQAAIVLVHALLPTLGQRRIVVTSMTEQGHRLAGSRMPEQVLCLLAPLDVPQAVSSALRSIRPCCYICLETELWPVMLAGVRQTGIPMLLLNGRLSQRSFHRYQYIRTYVASLLQGFSHVAVISAMDYQRYHALGVPKSRLQVCGNLKYDMPAEKPDETRQVSRQRLQVTGERVLLCGSTHNGEEEQLLTVFQALVSRGPAVLVLAPRHLERLPAVEALLHQWNEPFDRFSTLALSRRTSRVVLIDTMGDLADLYAGGDYVFCGGSLVDRGGHNIIEAARWGRAVYFGPYMKDFRDAAALLVESGGGFQVADAAAMTRQLLKDIEDPEHYAHACSCAAEMAAQQRGAVARQAALVCQVLLTD comes from the coding sequence ATGCAGCAGAGGATCGAAAAAACAGTGCTACACCGTCTCTATAGCTGGTTCGGGGCTGGATTGTATCTGGTGCTGCTCCTTATCCGCCCCTTATTGGAGCGGTTTGGCGGCAGACTGGCCTATGGTTTTCCACAGCGGTTGGGAAGGTATCCTGATGAAGCGGCAGCCGCAAAGGATGTGCAAACAATCTGGTTGCATGCCTCATCTGTTGGTGAAGTGCAGGCAGCTATTGTTCTGGTCCATGCGCTGCTCCCCACCCTTGGACAAAGGCGTATCGTTGTCACCTCAATGACCGAACAGGGACACCGGCTGGCCGGCAGCAGGATGCCGGAACAGGTGCTGTGCCTGCTGGCACCCCTTGATGTACCGCAGGCGGTTTCCAGTGCTCTGCGGTCGATACGGCCGTGCTGTTATATCTGTCTGGAAACGGAACTCTGGCCGGTCATGCTCGCAGGTGTCAGACAAACCGGTATTCCTATGCTGCTGCTGAATGGACGACTTTCGCAGCGATCATTCCATCGGTATCAGTATATTCGCACATATGTGGCCTCGCTTCTGCAGGGCTTTTCCCATGTGGCTGTTATCAGTGCGATGGATTACCAACGATATCATGCGTTAGGTGTTCCAAAGTCCCGTCTGCAGGTCTGCGGCAACCTGAAGTATGACATGCCTGCCGAGAAACCCGATGAGACACGGCAGGTAAGCAGGCAGCGGCTGCAGGTCACTGGCGAACGTGTCCTTCTTTGCGGTTCCACCCATAACGGTGAAGAGGAACAGCTGCTGACCGTCTTTCAGGCACTGGTGTCACGGGGGCCTGCTGTTCTTGTCCTTGCTCCCCGTCATTTGGAGCGGTTGCCGGCGGTGGAGGCACTGCTGCATCAGTGGAATGAACCGTTTGACCGTTTTTCAACTCTGGCGCTGTCTCGGCGGACCAGCCGGGTTGTTCTGATCGATACTATGGGTGACCTGGCAGATCTCTATGCAGGCGGTGATTATGTTTTCTGCGGTGGCAGTCTGGTGGACAGGGGGGGGCATAACATCATTGAAGCGGCTCGCTGGGGACGGGCTGTGTACTTCGGCCCTTACATGAAGGACTTCCGTGATGCAGCGGCCCTGCTTGTCGAATCCGGCGGAGGGTTTCAGGTGGCCGATGCTGCTGCAATGACCCGTCAGCTGCTCAAGGATATAGAAGATCCTGAGCACTATGCACATGCCTGCTCCTGTGCTGCTGAAATGGCGGCACAACAGCGGGGAGCAGTGGCAAGACAGGCCGCACTTGTCTGTCAGGTGTTGCTGACGGACTGA
- a CDS encoding pyridoxal phosphate-dependent aminotransferase, with the protein MRTDILHIGAGELNYEIRNIVGVGEKLQKMGVQINWENIGDPITKGEKIPEWMKDIVAEAVREDATYAYSPTRGLLATREFVASCTNSLGGVQIDADDVIFFNGLGDAISKVYGLLRPPARVLVPTPSYTTHSSAEAAHASDRPVTYILDPNHLWYPDLEDIENHVKYNPAVAGILVINPDNPTGAVYPADVMRAIVEICEKNDLFIICDEIYQNMTYNGTGSAPLCTVIGNKVPAICMRGISKEMPWPGSRCGWIEVYNRRRDPMFATYVQSILDAKMLEVCSTTLPQVVLPRIKSHPEYTVHLKNRIKRYERYSNLAYDILKNVKGLLVNRTNGAFYMSAVFEEGVLNHKQILPIMDTEVRETVEQLVAGSNVQPDKRFVYYLLAATGICVVPLSSFATELQGFRITLLEQNEEDFVRIFQTIASSIQSYINSHPICRYCG; encoded by the coding sequence ATGCGTACAGATATTTTACATATAGGTGCCGGCGAACTGAACTATGAGATTCGTAATATTGTCGGCGTCGGTGAAAAACTCCAGAAAATGGGTGTCCAGATTAACTGGGAGAACATCGGAGATCCGATCACCAAGGGTGAAAAGATTCCGGAATGGATGAAAGATATCGTGGCTGAGGCGGTGCGCGAGGATGCAACCTATGCCTACAGCCCGACAAGAGGATTGCTGGCGACACGAGAGTTTGTGGCATCCTGTACAAACAGTCTCGGCGGTGTGCAGATTGATGCCGATGATGTCATCTTTTTTAATGGTTTAGGTGACGCCATTTCCAAAGTGTATGGACTCCTCAGGCCACCTGCACGGGTTCTGGTACCGACTCCGAGTTATACGACCCACAGTTCGGCTGAAGCCGCCCATGCAAGTGATCGACCGGTTACCTACATTCTCGATCCCAACCATCTCTGGTATCCGGATCTTGAGGACATTGAAAACCATGTTAAATATAACCCGGCTGTGGCCGGTATCCTGGTGATCAATCCCGATAACCCGACCGGTGCCGTGTATCCGGCGGACGTGATGCGGGCGATTGTCGAGATCTGTGAAAAGAACGACCTGTTCATCATCTGTGATGAGATCTATCAGAATATGACGTACAACGGAACAGGCTCCGCTCCTCTGTGCACCGTGATCGGCAACAAGGTGCCGGCAATCTGTATGCGCGGTATTTCGAAGGAGATGCCCTGGCCGGGGAGTCGTTGCGGGTGGATAGAGGTCTACAACCGCCGCCGGGATCCGATGTTCGCCACCTACGTGCAGTCGATCCTTGACGCCAAGATGCTGGAAGTGTGTTCAACCACACTACCGCAGGTGGTACTGCCCAGAATTAAATCCCATCCTGAGTACACTGTACACCTTAAAAACCGGATCAAACGGTATGAGCGCTATTCAAACCTTGCCTATGATATCCTGAAAAACGTCAAAGGACTGCTGGTGAATCGCACCAACGGGGCCTTTTATATGAGTGCGGTCTTTGAGGAAGGGGTGCTCAATCATAAACAGATTCTGCCGATTATGGATACCGAGGTACGGGAGACCGTGGAGCAGCTTGTTGCCGGATCGAATGTTCAACCTGACAAGCGGTTTGTGTATTACCTGTTGGCAGCCACCGGGATCTGCGTCGTCCCACTTTCCTCTTTTGCCACCGAATTACAAGGATTTCGTATCACTCTGCTTGAGCAGAACGAAGAGGACTTTGTCCGGATATTTCAAACAATTGCCAGCAGCATTCAAAGCTACATCAACTCACATCCGATCTGCCGGTATTGCGGGTAA